TCATCTCCGCTATAAATCTGAAGAACAAACAAAACCTGAAGAACAAAAAACCAACACATCATCTCCGCTACTTTTAACATCCTGATTCCCCCCAATTAATTATTAACCAACCCAATAATTTGTTTTGTGGGACTTCCATGGCAACATCAATGTCAGATTATTCATTTCAAATCCTTGATTGTTGGTTATGACCAAATCGATGGCCTGGAACATCAAAAGTAGATTTAGGATTACTTTTttcaaagagtaaattacgtGGTTCTGTAGTTATTACCGAATCGATGGCCGGCAACATCAATAGAGACGGTTACAGAGAAGTAGGAGAGAGATTGACGGTGGTTCTTTAGTGGTGCTGTGGAGGCGGCAGTTCGGTGGTGATGTTGTGACGGTGGTTCTGTGGTGGTGCTATGGAGGCGGCGGTTCGGTGGTGGTGTTGTCCGTGGCTGTGGTGTGGTGCTCCCTTCTTCTTCGATCCTCTGGGGCTAGGGCTTTTGAGAGAGTGAAGAGGGGAAGGATAAAAGAGATGAAGATGATGTTGTGTTCTTGAAGATAAGGTGTGTGTGATTTGCAGATGATATGATAGAAATTAGTTTTAGTATTGGATGAGAAATTACCATTATACCCATCATGTGACTAATAATTAACCACAGTTTGGGGTTTGGTTAGAttcaggggccaaaatagttagttatagatacCATGGGGGCACAgatgttaaaaaatcttattttgggctaatatagtaaaagtgatataaccacaggggtcaaaaacgtaatttactctttttttaatttaaaaaaaaataagttttcaatcagaaaattaaaatttaaattagTAAATGATGAAAGATAAAATTAACACATAAATAAGAAATTAAATATTCAATGcacaattaaattaaattttttttaacggccaacagaatcaatcctgagcactctcggggcacccactggacaaacggagtactccgagagtaatccgagtccaccaccaattccggggaaaacccggtaactcacccgcccgtaggcacgacggtgaaattgcCGGTAAAACCCGTTTTGCTCAAGGATTCAACCCAGGTTTCTCTGGGTCttctatcattgcccaccaatgcctcactctacaccaagtgggagttgaacatgcatctctcaagagaaatgcaagccctccaccacttgatctagagatcattaaTACATTAAAATACATTCCTAAAATTAAAAATACTACATAAATAATTAAGCATTAAAACGCACAattatataaattaatttttttaacatttaaataCACAATTACATAAACTAATAACCAAAGAGGGAACCGGACGACGAGCAGTCACTATTACTATCACGCCTGTCCAACCTCTCATGTCAACATCGATAACTTGAGCTTTCGGATGACGGATAAACCATTTCCTCATCTGACCTAGGTATGTATTCCGCCCCGATGTCAGTTTCGTAGCCTTCTGCCGAACTTGGGACTTCTTGTATCAGATTGGGGTTTGTTAGTGTAGGAGTGTTTATCGTTGAAGGATGAAGCTTCTCTCCAATATTATTCCTGCTAGTTGTAGTTGACTAAAGGTATAATAATATACCCAGTGCAACTCTTCCACAATCAAATCGTTAGGATGTTGTGGACGCTCTCCCCCGCACACAATTTTCGAAATAAGACCGTTTAGCAACGGtcaaaataattaaaattttaaaattttttattttattcaacTTTTAACCTATATAATACCCACTTTTCACCACTTTTTTATAAACTTTCTCCACTTTTCACCCACATTCTCTACTTTTCACCTCTATTTTGTTAAATGTTCTCTGCTCTTTCTTTTCATTAATAAATCATGAATCCCTTCCGACCCCCATTCGGTGTGCCGTCGTTACCCGGTAACCCCAATACATATCAGTCGAACACCACACAACCACAACCTTACTTCAACCTTCAAGACATACCTAGGTTATAATATGAAACGCCTACACGTAtataatagagttaaatgccattttagtccttgtggtttaggtattttgtcaatttagtccaaaggtttgaaacgttgttattttagttcaaatagtttcaGATATTGTCGTTTAGTCTATTaggttaactccatccatttttttgttaactaaaagggcaattcggccattttatatgtaattatattaatgagaagggcaattcgaccatataaaatgaccgaatatGTAATTATGTCAACAGAGAAAGGGACACATCCTATGTATGAAAGGTGTGCATACCCTTAAAGGAAGGTACTTAATCCCTTAAAATCATGGTCGTAAAAGTTGCTAGGCGCTCTCTAGTCAGAGTTGGGAGTACTCGAGAAGTACTCgacctaggcggagagtactcatGCCTCGGCAGCCTAGCTTGTAACGAGTACTCGGAGGTACACAGCCTTCGAAACCTCATTTTACAATCatgcttaaaatatgattatTTATGAATCTAATCTCAAAGCACTCGAGCAATCACATCAATCATTCAACAACTATACGGGGCGTATAACATTATAAGTTTCTATTTTCCAGGAGCGTACACCATGGTTGCATATCCATATAAAATCAGCTGATTTGTTttctaaggtggtgtttgttttttcagatgcaaaaggtctgcagtctgcggaccacatctgcaggcatctgcaggagaagaggtggaccaaaggtctgcagtctgcaaggagaagggggtttgttttttttacttctaCAAAACCCCTTCTCACACACACAACACCCACAGAACACCCATCTCTCTCTGCCTCATCTACCACCACCGCCGTCACCActacaccaccgccaccaccgtcaccacttcaacaccgccaccaccgtcaccactacaCCACCGTTCAAATCAGACACGTATGCATATTCAAATCTGAAAACACAGCtttttgataaatctaaaaacacataaatgttcaaatcagaaaaggaACACTTTTTTGATAAATCACTATGTTCAAATCAGAAAATGAACACTTTTTAAATGCAAAAATCAGAGCTTTACTTTACAAATCAGAGGGGCTGAATGTTGTACCTTTTACTTATGCAAGAAAGAAAGGAGACCGGCGAAGAAGGAGACCGGCTGAGGTGGTCGACGTTGTGGTGTCCGGCGAAGCGGGGCTGTGGTGGCCGGCTGCGTGAGGTGGTCGACGGGATGTGGTGGCCGACTTTGTGAGGATGTTGCCGGAGTTGAAGCAGCGAACGAACGTGGAGAGGGTGGGAGGAGTGGTTGCGGATGGAGAGGATGAGAGGAGGTTAGGGTTTACTTTTTTTGAAGGAGAAGGTTTGTGAAGAGCTTAGAAGACATGAGGCCACATCTGTGTGGTGAAAAGGTCTCGcggaccttttttaatgaaaggtctgcgagaaaacaaacaagctacgGACTCCAAACCTCTGCGCGTGTCTGCGTGgcgcagacataagtggccagaagtgcTTCTGGCCAAAAAAGAAACACCACCTAAATAAGTTTTTCTTCTACAAAATAAGATATAAATCAGTACATGTGCGTCCAAACCAACGTCGTCTTCTCCACCTTCACATCAGTCTTACCGTTTTCAGTTCGGAACACACATTCTCTCTGTACGTGTTAGACGAGTTTAAGGTAGATTGCTGATGTAGTGAATTTAATGAGAGAAATTTGGGGAAAGTTTTGATTTCATATAATGGAATGGAATTTGGATGAGCCTGAAATTGAATCCAAATCTCTTGAAATCACTACTTAAGGATTTCAATGAATTCAGATTCAATTCCAATCCCTTCTTCTGTTAAAACTGTTGGCATAAGAAATGAAATCTACATGTTTGGTGTCTCCTCTGTGTAGACATTCACTTGGAAAGAAATGATACTGAGTGTGCTAAAAAAGTGATCATGAGTTCTTAAAAGCCTGTAACCAAACAGGCATCGTTCACTTTTGACGACTAGAATGAAAATAGTTATTAGACAACAACGAAAACGCCCATAGAATGAAACAAACTAACACTCCTTAGGAATTTGCAAGGGTATATGGGGAGCATCTGCATCCCTTTTTATTGGGCAGGTAAGTGAACTATGAACCTAGCGCCTCCTGAAAAGTTCAAAACTGTGACAATTTCTTTTTGTAAACTTAATTCATGCGCGCGCAAATGAAAAGGTGGCTTTGTTTAGCTCTTGTTAGCAAACGCGATTCCCTTCTCGATGGATGACTTTAGCTCAGGCAGAAGGGCTTCCAAACCTTGTTTCTCATAGTCGTTAAGTGCACCCAGGCCTAGGACTTCCTCTACACCGTTCTTGCCGAGCCTCACCTATAATAAGAGAGGGTCTTTTTTAACCATTTAATGTGAAACCCTTGGTAAAGGGTAGAAAGAAAGGATACTAGTGAAAGTACCTTGGAAGCGAAGAAAGGTAGTTCGGTTACATTTGATTGCACAAATGAGCATTCCACAACATCTGGGACCCCATTAAGTCCTTTCAAACATGCATCGGCAAATATCGCTCCTGCATAACTGCATTAACAAACAAAAAATCAACACTTCCTACAAGCTCATGACTTCGAACAAGAGAAAGGATGACAAAGCAACATATATTGGCTAAGATGCAACAACTTAAGCAAAATAATCATCTTTTTTCAGCTGCAAGCTTCGATAAGAGACCACCTCACTATTATGCACATCAGCTTGCAACTCACTCTTTTGAGTATTGAATactataaaacttgatgaaaaaaAAACAGGCAGCAATGATAGaaataagagtaaaatgccattttcgtccatgaggtttggtcagttttgcaactttcgtccaaaggtttgtttttcttcATCTGGATCctaaaggtttgaaatcttgccattttcatccggctagTTAGCCCATTCATTTTTCTCCGTtgagtcaggggtatttccgtcttttttgttaacttaaagggcaatttgatctttttcactttatgtaaaaagaccgagtACCCCTGAAAAAAACCGAATtgtcctttaagttaacaaaaaagacggaaataccagTGACTTAGCGGAGAAAAAaaggatggagttaacaagcaggatgaaaatgacaagatttcagcCCTTTTAGACCCAGATGCGGAAAACcgaacctttggacaaaagtcacaaaactgaccaaacctcagggacgaaaatggcattttactctagaAATAAAGATCAGTTGGGACTTACGCCATTGAGAGTGTGGCAGAACCCTTTCCAGCCTTTGCCTCCACAACCTCCGTACCACCATCTTGAGTTCTTTTTGTTAGAGCAACTATCTCTTCATCTGATAAGTTGTTTGCTTGTGGTGTAGCCTTCATTTAGAAGCACTCATCAGTACCACAAACCAACATTTTAATTCACACTTTTATGTAACGAAAATGTATAAAGATAACCAAAAACATACTTGTGAAAACAAAGGTAGAATGGTGATGCCAGCATGGCCACCAACAACAGGCACATTAACACCTAGAACATATAAATTACAAGATTAAAACAATGCCGGATCCTTCAATTTGGGAAAGAAGTAGGATGCAAATAACTCTACCTGCAACTGGAACCTTTGCCTTTCCAGCATAGAAAGTTTTCGCCCTGACAACATCAAGTGTGGTCACACCGAACAGCCTTTTCTCGTCATATGTACCTGCTTTCTTGAAGACCTCAGAAGCAATGGGCACAGTAGAATTGACCGGGTTACTGATCATATTAACCAGTGCCTGACGATATATAAAGTGACAACCAATATAAGATTCGTTTCTACTTATTATATAATCTGCATAATCAAGATAGGCGAGTACTCACGTGTGGGCAATACTTGGTGATAGCTGTGCACAAACCCTTAACAATGCcagcattgatgttgaaaagatCATCACGTGTCATACCAGGCTTCCTCGGTACGCCAGCTGGAATGATGACTACATCAGCACCTTCCAATGCCTTTCCAAGATTTTCGTCACCCATGTAACCAACCACCTACGTAATAAAACACCAATACATCTATACTCATTAACAAATCAACttaatttcacataattttttaAACACTGAACAGATTATAATCAGTTTCAAGTCAATGTCACAACCTGGAGTTCCTAAACTAGTTGAACACTTGTACTAACCTAACTGAGCGACAGGCGAATTGAGTTAACAGTAAAATCAAACAGAACACGCTATATCAGAAACCCTAGAATTTAAATGAGAACCAAATCAGCATGATTAATCATAATAAACTAGTGGAATGCAAAAACCagtatataattaataaaatcaGAAACAAGAAAATTGAGATGTGAGCCAAATCAACATGATTAATCATATAAAACTAATGCAATGCAAATAAAATACACAGTTATGAGACAAAACAGCATGATTAACCACAGAAAACTACTGAAATCCAAGAAACTGTATACATTTTTCAAAATCAGAAACACACTAGATCAGAAACCGAGCCAAATCAACATGATTAATCACAAAAAAACTACCGGAATGCAAGAAATAGCATACAATCATCAATACTAGAAACACACTAGATCAGAAACCCTAGGAATTGAAATGTGAGCCAAATCAACATATTTAACCACAGAAACCTACTGAAATACAAGAAACAGTACACAATTAtccaaaataaaaaataaaaaaaaacactagATCAGAAACCCTAGAACTAAAATGTACGCCAAATCAACATAATTAACCACAGAAAAATACTGGAATACAAAAGAAAAGTATACAATTATCAAAATCGTAAATAAACTAGATCAGAAACACCAAAATGTGAGCCAAATTAACATGATTAATCATAGAGAACTACTGTAACGCACGAAACAGTACACAATTATCAAAATCCTAAACACGCTAAAACATAAACCCTAGAATTAAAATACGTGAGCCAAATAAATCAACATACCTAATCACAATCAACTACTGAAACATATCAAACAGTAAACAATAATCAAAATTAAAAACGAACGGCGGACAATAAAAAGCGATAAGATCAGATAAATAACAACCTCAGATCTGGTGTTGATGTGGCTGACGTCAGCAGCGACACCAGGAGTACCGGCGATATCGTACAGCGAGAGGCTAGATACAAGAGGATTTAGTTTCATGAGGAGTGAAAGCGGTTGTCCGATACCGCCGGCAGCCCCTAGAATAGCAACCTTACGCTCCGGTGCAGATTCCGATGAGTAGCTCCGGCGGCCGGCGGCGGTGGAGGAAGATTTCTGAAGAGATgaacggatcgatttcaacatAGCTGTCCTCATTGTTGTTGTGCTTGAagatttttagagagagaaagtaaagGTAGACGAAGGTTTCTAGAGAGAGAGTAGTATCTGACGATATGAACCACCACTGTTGCTTTTTAAGCTTGTGTAGAGGAGAAAGGTGGTTAAGAAAATGACAATAATGGTCCCTGGTATATTCTTTGCTATTCGTTTTTGTTCCTTTAGAAAAAAAGCTGTACATATATAATTAACAAAAGTTTTATTATTAATTAGTATTAAGCCCATCCGCGTTGCGGTGGGGACGTAAACCCGTACCAAATAGCATCAATGTCACACCACTGTCAGAGACcaccaacatttgaagttgtgtgTTAATACGAataaattagaccgaaacgtaaaacaaagaaaaataataactaagtcgatttaggacccacACATTACAACGAACCTGTTA
The sequence above is drawn from the Helianthus annuus cultivar XRQ/B chromosome 12, HanXRQr2.0-SUNRISE, whole genome shotgun sequence genome and encodes:
- the LOC110895209 gene encoding malate dehydrogenase 1, mitochondrial, with the protein product MRTAMLKSIRSSLQKSSSTAAGRRSYSSESAPERKVAILGAAGGIGQPLSLLMKLNPLVSSLSLYDIAGTPGVAADVSHINTRSEVVGYMGDENLGKALEGADVVIIPAGVPRKPGMTRDDLFNINAGIVKGLCTAITKYCPHALVNMISNPVNSTVPIASEVFKKAGTYDEKRLFGVTTLDVVRAKTFYAGKAKVPVAGVNVPVVGGHAGITILPLFSQATPQANNLSDEEIVALTKRTQDGGTEVVEAKAGKGSATLSMAYAGAIFADACLKGLNGVPDVVECSFVQSNVTELPFFASKVRLGKNGVEEVLGLGALNDYEKQGLEALLPELKSSIEKGIAFANKS